A genomic window from Silene latifolia isolate original U9 population chromosome 11, ASM4854445v1, whole genome shotgun sequence includes:
- the LOC141612959 gene encoding putative disease resistance protein RGA1, with protein sequence MDVSTTLSLVQTILTAIQTLGLMHSVCSISNCKSELDDLHNTVETVRAVLMDADAKQDSLNFQEKNYIQELKDAVYDADDVLDEFLTLAKQKQLRRNKVKSFFSRFKLLTHRLSSKVKMVNDKLNTIATKRDKFSFKVDYKPMKFTKEETSSFLCDQIIGREDDVEKIIGVLLGSVNVAHPNVSLLAIMGMGGLGKTALAQLVYNDPRITEAFQLKRWTCIADQDQKHLDLKGHLAKVVKGFSVSDKMSLDDVHHKVKEELGGKKYLLVLDDVWTESYDEWQKLEGFLKVGGRGSWIIVTTRSKTTAQMIGGDQMHELRGLSEPASWLLFERMAFQAEERDDELVKLGKEIVKKCTNVPLAIRVVGSLLRGQSKSKWLSFHGKGLDSLGESNDRITRILKLSYNQLNPSLKACFAYCAIFPKDWQISKKMLIRLWMAQGYINSENLGEDYFLILLQRCFFQDLFEDETKEIVLFKIHDLLRDIAEKVAGEEICRFSFDSSSVGKRVRHVSFVSDSYAQHIFNNTHIRTCLFINDLFEMSRVDQLLASKSIPKWTCLRSLDLSYSKATSLPESIGQLLHLRSLELSYNRHLKVLPKSITKLVNLQTLNLHGCTSLIQLPDDVSKLVDLSTLNVGGCYALTCMPTRIGMLTNLQTLWQFVVGAQPSSTSKQCFNGLKDLCHLNKLKGSLSIQIAVLKNAIFVKEEHGGGGYLRSKEHLEKININFRRGQEYGSKESEQALLEEMQPHHDVKKLEVRGYHGETIPRWPGRGDKSVSFDLPNLVTLKIQDCSNLLYLPWQIGKLPHLKMLSISRLSNMEYVAYVDSEALC encoded by the coding sequence ATGGACGTTTCAACAACGCTATCCTTAGTTCAAACTATCCTTACTGCTATCCAAACTTTGGGCCTGATGCATTCAGTTTGTTCCATTTCTAATTGCAAATCCGAGCTTGATGACCTCCATAACACCGTCGAAACTGTCAGAGCTGTTCTTATGGATGCTGATGCCAAGCAGGACTCGCTTAACTTCCAGGAGAAGAATTACATCCAAGAGCTCAAAGATGCTGTTTACGACGCCGATGATGTGTTAGATGAGTTCCTAACCCTTGCCAAGCAAAAGCAGCTCAGACGCAACAAGGTGAAATCCTTTTTTTCCCGGTTTAAGCTTCTTACTCACAGACTATCAAGTAAAGTCAAAATGGTTAATGACAAGTTGAACACCATTGCCACTAAGCGTGATAAGTTTAGTTTTAAGGTTGATTATAAGCCTATGAAATTTACAAAGGAGGAAACTTCTTCTTTTTTGTGTGATCAAATCATCGGGAGGGAGGACGATGTGGAGAAGATTATAGGTGTCTTGTTGGGTTCTGTTAATGTTGCTCACCCAAATGTTTCTTTGCTTGCCATTATGGGGATGGGAGGTTTAGGAAAAACCGCTCTTGCCCAACTTGTGTATAACGATCCTAGGATCACTGAGGCATTCCAACTAAAGAGATGGACTTGCATTGCTGATCAGGATCAAAAACATTTGGATTTAAAAGGGCATTTAGCGAAGGTAGTGAAAGGATTCTCAGTTAGTGATAAAATGTCTTTGGATGACGTACATCATAAAGTGAAGGAGGAACTGGGAGGGAAAAAGTATTTACTCGTGTTAGATGATGTGTGGACTGAAAGTTATGATGAATGGCAAAAGTTGGAAGGGTTTTTGAAGGTAGGGGGAAGGGGGAGTTGGATAATTGTAACCACGCGCTCAAAAACAACCGCCCAAATGATTGGTGGTGATCAAATGCATGAGCTGCGAGGTTTGTCAGAACCAGCGTCATGGCTTTTGTTTGAAAGGATGGCGTTTCAAGCAGAAGAAAGAGACGATGAACTAGTTAAACTTGGCAAAGAGATTGTTAAAAAGTGCACCAATGTCCCGCTTGCTATTAGAGTGGTAGGAAGTCTTCTGCGTGGTCAATCCAAGTCTAAGTGGCTGTCATTTCACGGCAAAGGGTTAGATTCTCTTGGTGAAAGTAATGATAGAATAACCCGCATACTGAAGCTAAGTTACAATCAACTCAACCCTTCTTTGAAAGCTTGTTTTGCATACTGTGCTATCTTTCCCAAGGATTGGCAGATTAGTAAGAAAATGTTGATTCGACTTTGGATGGCACAAGGCTACATTAACTCGGAGAATTTGGGCGAGGATTACTTTCTTATATTGCTTCAAAGGTGTTTTTTCCAAGATTTGTTTGAGGATGAAACCAAGGAGATTGTGTTGTTTAAGATACATGATCTCTTGCGTGATATTGCTGAAAAAGTAGCAGGCGAAGAGATTTGCAGGTTCAGTTTTGATTCTTCTAGTGTGGGTAAACGAGTTCGCCATGTCTCTTTTGTGAGTGACTCTTATGCACAACATATCTTCAATAATACTCATATCCGTACGTGCCTTTTTATTAACGATCTTTTCGAGATGAGTAGAGTAGATCAATTACTGGCAAGTAAATCAATACCGAAATGGACATGCTTAAGGTCTCTAGATTTGAGTTATTCGAAGGCCACAAGTCTACCTGAATCAATTGGTCAACTGCTGCATCTGAGGAGTTTAGAACTCTCATACAATAGGCATCTAAAAGTTCTTCCCAAATCAATAACAAAGCTAGTTAATCTACAAACTTTAAATTTACATGGTTGCACTAGTTTAATACAATTACCAGATGATGTGAGCAAGCTAGTTGATCTAAGCACCTTAAATGTAGGGGGCTGTTATGCTCTGACATGTATGCCGACACGCATAGGTATGTTGACCAATCTGCAAACTCTATGGCAATTTGTGGTTGGTGCTCAACCAAGTTCAACTTCAAAACAATGTTTTAATGGGTTGAAAGACCTATGTCACCTGAATAAATTAAAAGGGAGTTTGAGTATTCAAATTGCAGTACTTAAGAATGCAATATTTGTGAAGGAAGAACATGGCGGGGGAGGCTATTTAAGGAGTAAGGAACACTTAGAGAAGATTAATATTAACTTTAGACGTGGGCAAGAGTATGGAAGCAAGGAATCTGAGCAAGCATTGCTGGAAGAGATGCAGCCTCATCACGATGTCAAGAAATTGGAGGTGAGAGGGTACCATGGTGAGACGATACCTAGATGGCCGGGGAGAGGAGATAAATCTGTGTCATTTGATCTCCCCAATCTTGTCACTTTGAAGATCCAAGATTGCAGTAACTTGTTATATCTGCCTTGGCAAATTGGGAAACTGCCCCATCTAAAAATGCTGAGTATTTCAAGATTGTCGAACATGGAGTATGTGGCGTATGTGGACTCAGAAGCactttgttag
- the LOC141612957 gene encoding FBD-associated F-box protein At4g10400-like, giving the protein MLSEAVPVAKGHHSRWSSLPDDIFADIISRVGFTHKAVITVSNTSFIIKHTADATERWFIPPYDLYEFWTTLDNLFTVFIPPFIDTFILDLDPAHYDEPRCWPIMDRWARQLRACNIQHFTAKALRRRRIDDKVYPPSFFRMNSLVSLKLNLCDSRIESSVPRSIILLPNLKKLTLDWINYGFLERLLSNCPSLENLSLSVHTIEERLASLKSKKLKRLRIALEGFSINDFIIDAPMLEKLDYYSFSIFSMRMLDSISDVKSLKVEVSASWRRIELGSKTTMIFPNLSHLNLVIYSPEVFKAIGLMLHCPKLEVFELRLDKIYYYRIRKMVWNKEAVFVPVEHVKHIKLYPSTGLDCIGKELLDLVRFLLRSAKVLKKLTINAYDPHSFYLAKPYFYEALFECAKATSRCQIELLGVDKQP; this is encoded by the coding sequence ATGTTGAGCGAAGCCGTTCCGGTCGCTAAGGGACACCATAGTAGATGGAGCTCGCTTCCGGACGACATCTTCGCCGACATAATCTCCCGTGTCGGCTTTACTCATAAAGCCGTCATTACTGTATCCAATACTAGTTTTATCATTAAACATACAGCCGATGCAACCGAACGATGGTTCATTCCACCCTATGATCTATACGAGTTTTGGACCACCCTTGATAACCTCTTTACCGTGTTCATTCCACCCTTTATCGACACCTTCATCCTCGATCTTGACCCTGCTCACTATGACGAGCCTCGTTGCTGGCCTATCATGGATAGATGGGCTCGTCAACTACGTGCTTGCAATATCCAACACTTCACGGCTAAAGCTTTGCGTCGCCGTCGCATCGATGATAAAGTGTATCCACCAAGTTTTTTTCGAATGAATTCGTTGGTATCACTCAAGTTGAATTTGTGTGATAGCAGGATTGAATCGAGCGTTCCTCGTTCCATTATTCTACTTCCAAACCTCAAGAAACTAACTCTAGATTGGATTAATTATGGATTTTTGGAACGGTTACTAAGTAATTGCCCATCACTCGAAAACTTGTCCTTGTCCGTTCATACTATTGAGGAGCGTTTGGCATCACTTAAAAGCAAGAAATTAAAGCGATTACGTATAGCGCTAGAAGGGTTTTCGATCAATGATTTTATCATTGATGCTCCAATGTTGGAGAAATTGGATTATTATTCGTTTTCCATATTCTCAATGCGGATGTTAGATTCAATTTCGGACGTAAAGTCTCTTAAAGTCGAAGTCAGTGCAAGTTGGAGGAGGATCGAACTTGGTTCGAAGACGACAATGATATTCCCTAATTTAAGTCATCTAAACTTAGTTATATATTCGCCTGAAGTATTCAAAGCAATAGGTTTAATGCTACATTGTCCTAAGTTAGAGGTTTTTGAGCTACGTCTTGATAAGATTTACTACTACAGGATTAGAAAGATGGTTTGGAATAAAGAAGCCGTATTCGTACCCGTTgagcatgtgaagcacataaagTTATATCCGAGTACGGGGTTGGATTGTATTGGCAAAGAATTATTGGATTTAGTGAGATTCTTGCTAAGAAGTGCCAAGGTTTTGAAGAAGCTCACTATAAATGCATACGACCCTCATAGTTTTTACTTGGCCAAACCTTACTTTTACGAAGCTTTATTCGAGTGTGCTAAGGCTACATCCCGATGTCAAATCGAACTCTTGGGAGTAGATAAACAGCCTTAG
- the LOC141612956 gene encoding putative F-box/FBD/LRR-repeat protein At1g78760 — MLQHNRWNSLPDDIIAKIISDLKFPRGATVTITATDFNIKLLISVEYNISKFWNILDNLFTLFTTPSMDTFSIELDRSLYLEPCVKPILDSWARRLRDCNTRHMAMLGYSKIVDRVCPRSVFQIHSLVSLHLSSLFFVKDYDWFVSNPIILPNLEKLSLGSVDYGSLGRILSSCPSLVCLCFSLYVKPISVSISSKSLKRLRITLDMSPVLEDIDVVIDAPILENLTFIANSLFVSMRTFDSIFNLFNSPTKIVFPNLTNLSLFEINSFDLLMATLKQQMLHCPNLKVLVLHFSTMYDIVWDSKAIFVLVEHVKHLKLIMGTVRIDQQTLNFVTWLLRSAPVLKKLVINGRGTRPSDDSLSQFRKTLLECAEDTSRCQIKFLGGYKLE; from the coding sequence ATGCTACAACATAATAGATGGAACTCCCTTCCGGACGACATTATCGCCAAGATTATCTCCGACCTCAAGTTTCCTCGAGGCGCCACCGTCACGATTACAGCCACTGATTTCAACATCAAATTACTCATATCCGTTGAATACAATATTTCCAAGTTTTGGAACATTCTTGATAACCTTTTCACATTATTCACCACCCCTTCTATGGACACCTTTAGTATTGAGCTTGACCGTTCCCTTTATTTAGAACCTTGTGTAAAGCCTATCTTAGACTCATGGGCTCGTCGACTACGTGATTGTAACACTCGACACATGGCAATGCTTGGTTATTCTAAAATTGTTGATCGAGTTTGTCCGCGTAGCGTTTTTCAAATTCATTCGTTGGTATCACTTCACTTGTCATCATTATTCTTTGTCAAAGACTATGATTGGTTTGTTTCAAATCCCATTATTCTTCCAAACCTTGAGAAACTTAGCCTTGGTTCGGTTGATTACGGATCTTTGGGACGGATATTAAGTAGTTGCCCATCACTCGTATGCTTGTGCTTTTCCCTTTATGTTAAGCCAATTTCAGTGTCAATATCAAGTAAGAGTTTGAAGCGATTGCGTATAACTCTGGATATGTCGCCGGTCCTTGAAGACATCGACGTTGTTATTGATGCTCCAATATTGGAGAATTTAACCTTTATTGCTAATTCTTTGTTTGTATCAATGCGGACGTTCGATTCAATTTTCAATCTCTTCAATAGCCCTACTAAGATTGTCTTCCCTAATTTGACAAACCTTTCATTATTTGAAATTAACTCCTTTGACTTATTAATGGCAACATTAAAACAACAAATGTTGCATTGTCCCAATTTAAAGGTTCTTGTGTTACATTTTTCAACCATGTACGATATTGTTTGGGATTCAAAGGCTATATTTGTACTCGTTGAACATGTGAAGCACTTGAAATTGATTATGGGTACCGTTCGAATCGACCAACAAACGTTGAATTTTGTGACATGGTTGTTAAGAAGTGCTCCAGTTTTGAAGAAGCTTGTTATCAATGGACGTGGCACTCGTCCTAGCGATGATTCTTTGAGCCAATTTCGCAAAACTTTACTCGAGTGTGCCGAGGACACTTCACGTTGCCAAATCAAGTTCTTAGGAGGATATAAGCTAGAGTGA